A region from the Coffea eugenioides isolate CCC68of chromosome 9, Ceug_1.0, whole genome shotgun sequence genome encodes:
- the LOC113781954 gene encoding protein PYRICULARIA ORYZAE RESISTANCE 21-like isoform X1, which yields MAEKVTVMRLKVDLQCPSCYKKVKKILCKFPQIRDQVYDEKHNLVTITVVCCSPEKIRDKLCCKGGKVIKSIEIVEPPPPPAKPKEPEKPKEPEKPKEPAKLKETDKPKEPAKPKEPEKPKEPEKPTVVVVEKPKHPDKPSFEPILVIPPPPPPAPVPVEPCLHPPLPVGVCCFPCSEGYGGGPCYYGYGRPVPPVPSYDSYGYEHGYGYGYGNGYPYSRCDYFSEENTGGCTIM from the exons ATGGCTGAGAAG GTCACTGTAATGAGACTCAAGGTTGATCTTCAATGCCCCAGCTGCTACAAGAAGGTCAAGAAAATCCTCTGCAAATTTCCTC AAATCAGAGACCAGGTATATGATGAGAAGCATAATCTGGTGACCATCACCGTGGTGTGCTGTAGCCCCGAGAAAATCCGCGACAAATTATGTTGCAAGGGTGGCAAAGTCATTAAGAGCATTGAGATTGTGGAGCCACCCCCACCACCCGCGAAACCCAAGGAGCCCGAGAAGCCCAAAGAGCCAGAGAAGCCGAAGGAGCCCGCAAAGCTCAAAGAGACAGATAAGCCTAAAGAGCCGGCGAAGCCTAAAGAACCCGAGAAGCCTAAAGAGCCCGAGAAGCCCACAGTGGTTGTGGTTGAAAAACCAAAACATCCCGACAAACCCTCATTTGAACCGATCCTAGTAATCccaccaccgccaccaccaGCACCGGTTCCAGTTGAACCGTGCTTGCACCCGCCACTTCCAGTGGGGGTCTGTTGTTTCCCATGTTCGGAAGGGTACGGCGGGGGACCATGCTACTATGGGTACGGGCGGCCCGTGCCCCCGGTACCCAGTTATGATAGCTATGGTTATGAGCACGGGTATGGGTATGGGTATGGGAACGGGTATCCGTATAGCCGCTGCGATTATTTCAGTGAGGAGAACACTGGGGGCTGTACGATTATGTGA